From a single Methylosinus sp. H3A genomic region:
- a CDS encoding MmcQ/YjbR family DNA-binding protein: MTYDEYNAMCGALPATSHVVQWGGSHVWKVGGKVFAIGGWDEGEPRFTFKVSDIAYEILKEQPGLRPAPYLASRGLKWIQHFAEPGLSDGALRDYIRESHSIVSRGLSRKKRAELGLDIAQSHSGSD, from the coding sequence ATGACGTACGACGAGTACAACGCCATGTGCGGCGCGCTGCCAGCGACGAGCCATGTCGTCCAGTGGGGCGGATCGCACGTCTGGAAGGTCGGCGGGAAGGTGTTTGCGATTGGCGGCTGGGACGAGGGTGAGCCACGCTTCACCTTCAAGGTGAGCGACATCGCCTATGAGATTTTGAAGGAGCAGCCGGGCTTGCGTCCCGCGCCCTATCTCGCCTCCCGCGGTCTCAAATGGATCCAGCATTTCGCGGAGCCGGGCCTCTCGGATGGAGCGCTGCGCGACTACATCCGAGAGTCGCATTCGATCGTCTCGCGAGGGCTCTCGCGGAAGAAGCGCGCCGAGCTCGGATTGGATATCGCCCAGAGTCATTCCGGTTCAGATTGA
- a CDS encoding YnfA family protein has product MSVAGTLAVYLGAASAEIAGCYAFWAWLRLGLSPLWALPGLLSLAVFASLLTRAEVDAAGRAYAAYGGVYIAASLAWLWLVEGRAPDRWDMVGAAICLIGAAIVLLGPRG; this is encoded by the coding sequence GTGAGCGTTGCGGGGACTTTGGCAGTCTATTTGGGCGCCGCCTCGGCGGAGATCGCCGGTTGCTACGCCTTTTGGGCGTGGCTGCGACTCGGACTGTCGCCGCTCTGGGCGTTGCCCGGTCTGCTGTCGCTCGCCGTATTCGCATCTCTGCTCACCCGCGCCGAGGTCGACGCCGCAGGCCGGGCCTATGCCGCTTACGGCGGCGTCTATATAGCGGCGTCGCTCGCCTGGCTGTGGCTGGTCGAGGGGCGCGCGCCCGACCGCTGGGACATGGTTGGTGCGGCAATTTGTCTTATCGGCGCGGCGATCGTGCTTCTCGGCCCGCGTGGATGA
- the glmM gene encoding phosphoglucosamine mutase — translation MTRSYFGTDGIRGRANQKITPELALKVGQAAGLVFNRDSERRHRVVIGKDTRLSGYMIEYALVAGFTSVGMEVLLLGPMPTPAVAMLTRSMRADLGVMISASHNLYEDNGIKLFGPDAYKLSDDTEAEIEKLIDRDLTSRLAGPHELGRAKRVEDVRARYIEYAKRTLPRNMSFEGLRIVLDCANGAAYKVAPEALWELGAEVITIGDKPDGFNINRDVGSTAPQALREKVREMRADVGIALDGDADRVIMVDELGHVIDGDQLMAVVARSWRDEGLLAKPGVVATIMSNLGFERHLQGLGLNLERTAVGDRYVIERMRELGYNLGGEQSGHVILSDYGTTGDGLVTAMQALAAVKKLNRNVSEVCRCFEPLPQVLKNVRARGARALEQAPVVAAIEAGRRRLEGSGRLVIRPSGTEPVIRVMGEGDDPEIVGSVVDDICDALTRAEAA, via the coding sequence ATGACGCGCAGCTATTTCGGCACGGACGGCATTCGCGGACGCGCCAATCAGAAGATCACGCCCGAGCTCGCGCTCAAGGTCGGCCAGGCGGCCGGCCTCGTGTTCAATCGCGACAGCGAGCGGCGCCATCGCGTCGTCATCGGCAAGGACACGCGCCTCTCCGGCTATATGATCGAATATGCGCTGGTCGCCGGCTTCACCTCCGTCGGCATGGAGGTGCTGCTGCTCGGCCCCATGCCGACGCCGGCCGTCGCCATGCTCACGCGCTCCATGCGCGCCGATCTCGGCGTGATGATCTCGGCCTCGCACAATCTCTACGAGGACAATGGCATCAAGCTGTTCGGCCCGGACGCCTATAAGCTCTCCGACGACACCGAGGCCGAGATCGAGAAGCTCATCGACCGCGATCTGACGAGCCGGCTCGCCGGGCCGCACGAGCTCGGCCGCGCCAAGCGCGTCGAGGACGTGCGCGCCCGCTATATCGAATACGCCAAGCGCACGCTGCCGCGGAACATGAGCTTCGAGGGGCTGCGCATCGTGCTCGATTGCGCCAATGGCGCCGCCTATAAGGTGGCGCCGGAAGCGCTGTGGGAGCTCGGCGCCGAGGTCATCACCATCGGCGACAAGCCGGACGGCTTCAACATCAATCGCGACGTCGGCTCGACCGCCCCGCAGGCGCTGCGCGAGAAAGTGCGCGAGATGCGCGCCGATGTCGGCATAGCGCTCGACGGCGACGCCGATCGCGTCATCATGGTGGATGAGCTCGGCCATGTGATCGACGGTGATCAGCTGATGGCGGTGGTCGCGCGCAGCTGGCGCGACGAGGGCCTGCTGGCCAAGCCCGGCGTGGTGGCGACGATCATGTCCAATCTCGGCTTCGAGCGCCATTTGCAGGGGCTCGGATTGAATCTCGAGCGCACGGCCGTCGGCGATCGCTATGTCATCGAGCGCATGCGCGAGCTCGGATATAATCTCGGCGGCGAGCAGTCCGGCCATGTGATCCTCTCCGATTACGGCACCACCGGCGACGGCCTCGTCACCGCCATGCAGGCGCTCGCCGCGGTGAAGAAGCTCAATCGCAATGTGAGCGAGGTGTGCCGCTGCTTCGAGCCGCTGCCGCAAGTGCTCAAAAATGTGCGGGCGCGCGGCGCGCGGGCGCTGGAGCAGGCCCCCGTCGTCGCGGCGATCGAGGCGGGACGACGGCGCCTCGAGGGCTCGGGCCGTCTCGTCATCCGCCCCTCGGGCACGGAACCGGTCATTCGCGTGATGGGCGAAGGCGACGATCCAGAGATCGTCGGCAGCGTCGTCGACGATATTTGCGACGCGCTGACGCGCGCCGAGGCGGCCTGA
- the ftsH gene encoding ATP-dependent zinc metalloprotease FtsH, producing MNANFRNIALWAIIGLLVVALVMLFQQPGQRTPIRDISFSELLTQIDQGRVHDVTIAGNEITGHFSDNRPFSTYAPNDPSLVQRLTAKNVAISARPPADGNSWLMTLLINGLPLIAFLGVWIFLSRQMQGGAGRAMGFGKSKAKLLTETQGRVTFEDVAGVDEAKEDLQEIVEFLRDPQKFQRLGGRIPRGVLLVGPPGTGKTLLARAIAGEANVPFFTISGSDFVEMFVGVGASRVRDMFEQAKKNAPCIIFVDEIDAVGRHRGAGLGGGNDEREQTLNQLLVEMDGFEANEGIILIAATNRPDVLDPALMRPGRFDRQINVPNPDFIGREKILKVHARKVPLAPDVDLKVVARGTPGFSGADLMNLVNEAALLAARRSKRIVTRQEFEDSRDKIMMGAERRTLVMTEEEKRLTAFHEGGHALVQLNMPGAIPIHKATIIPRGRALGMVQGLPERDQISQSYEQLKAMLALAMGGRVAEELVFGHDKVTSGAASDIQQCTRIARAMVTQLGFSDKLGTVAYAEPQQEQFLGYSMGRTQTLSEATQQTIDSEVRRLVQEGYDDAKRILTEKRGDLDLLANGLLEFETLTGEELIGLLQGKTPVREDVPPPPPARPSPVPSTGRTRPSPEPDAGGLEPHPV from the coding sequence ATGAACGCAAACTTCAGGAACATCGCTCTCTGGGCGATCATCGGGCTGCTCGTCGTGGCGCTCGTCATGCTGTTCCAGCAGCCGGGTCAGCGGACTCCGATCCGCGATATCTCCTTCAGCGAATTGCTCACGCAGATCGATCAGGGCCGCGTCCATGACGTGACCATCGCGGGCAATGAGATCACCGGGCACTTCTCCGACAATCGGCCGTTCTCGACCTATGCGCCCAATGATCCGTCGCTGGTGCAGCGCCTGACCGCCAAGAATGTGGCCATCAGCGCGCGTCCGCCGGCCGACGGCAACAGCTGGCTGATGACGCTGCTCATCAACGGCCTGCCGCTCATCGCCTTTCTCGGCGTGTGGATCTTCCTGTCGCGCCAGATGCAGGGCGGCGCCGGCCGCGCCATGGGCTTCGGCAAGTCGAAGGCCAAGCTCCTGACCGAGACGCAGGGCCGCGTGACCTTCGAGGATGTCGCGGGCGTCGACGAGGCGAAAGAGGATTTGCAGGAGATCGTCGAATTCCTGCGCGATCCGCAGAAATTCCAGCGCCTCGGCGGCCGCATTCCGCGCGGCGTGCTGCTCGTCGGACCGCCCGGCACGGGTAAGACGCTGCTCGCCCGCGCCATCGCCGGCGAGGCGAATGTGCCGTTCTTCACCATCTCTGGCTCCGACTTCGTCGAAATGTTCGTCGGCGTCGGCGCCAGCCGCGTGCGCGACATGTTCGAGCAGGCGAAGAAGAATGCGCCTTGCATCATCTTCGTCGACGAGATCGACGCCGTCGGTCGTCACCGCGGCGCAGGCCTCGGCGGCGGCAATGACGAGCGCGAGCAGACGCTCAATCAGCTGCTCGTCGAGATGGACGGATTCGAGGCCAATGAGGGCATCATCCTCATCGCCGCGACCAACCGCCCCGACGTGCTCGATCCGGCGCTGATGCGTCCCGGCCGCTTCGATCGTCAGATCAATGTGCCGAACCCGGACTTCATCGGCCGCGAGAAGATCCTCAAGGTCCATGCCCGCAAGGTGCCGCTGGCGCCGGATGTGGATTTGAAGGTCGTCGCGCGCGGCACGCCGGGCTTCTCGGGCGCCGATCTGATGAACCTCGTCAATGAGGCGGCGCTGCTCGCGGCGCGTCGCAGCAAGCGCATCGTCACGCGGCAGGAGTTCGAGGATTCGCGCGACAAGATCATGATGGGCGCCGAGCGCCGCACTCTGGTGATGACGGAGGAGGAGAAGCGCCTCACCGCCTTCCACGAGGGCGGCCATGCGCTGGTGCAACTCAACATGCCGGGCGCGATCCCGATCCACAAGGCGACGATCATCCCGCGCGGCCGCGCGCTGGGCATGGTGCAGGGCCTGCCGGAGCGCGATCAGATCTCGCAGAGCTATGAACAGCTCAAAGCCATGCTGGCCCTGGCGATGGGCGGACGCGTCGCGGAGGAGCTGGTGTTCGGCCACGACAAGGTGACGTCCGGCGCGGCGAGCGACATTCAGCAATGCACGCGCATCGCGCGGGCGATGGTGACGCAGCTCGGCTTCTCGGACAAGCTCGGCACAGTGGCCTATGCCGAGCCGCAGCAGGAGCAGTTCCTCGGCTATTCGATGGGCCGCACGCAGACGCTCTCCGAGGCGACGCAGCAGACGATCGACTCGGAGGTGCGGCGCCTGGTGCAGGAAGGCTATGACGACGCCAAGCGCATTCTGACCGAGAAGCGCGGCGATCTCGACCTGCTGGCCAATGGGCTGCTGGAGTTCGAGACGCTGACCGGCGAGGAGCTGATCGGCCTGCTGCAGGGCAAGACGCCCGTGCGCGAGGACGTTCCGCCGCCGCCGCCGGCGCGCCCCTCGCCCGTGCCGTCGACCGGCCGCACGCGGCCCTCGCCCGAGCCGGACGCCGGCGGGCTCGAGCCGCATCCGGTGTGA
- a CDS encoding outer membrane protein, which translates to MGKTRALLIAAAIASAMSAGPMSTGAFAADLLLPPPPPLEPPPPADYGGWYLRGDVGVGVNQISELRSTFSPTVLVPAPQFDQYSIGDSAFAGGGVGYQINNWFRVDVTGEYRTAANYRATQSYANIFGLACGARCYDIYSAQHSAAVFLANGYVDLGTWYGITPFVGGGVGVAVNWLNNLYDLSAQPAGGFGIAQDATKTNFAWAVMAGLAYNITPNFKVELGYRYLDMGKFQTNVIGCLAAGCAGERQTFQLASHDIRLGFRYALMAPAPMLMAPPGPLVRKY; encoded by the coding sequence ATGGGCAAGACCAGAGCCCTCCTCATAGCGGCCGCGATCGCTTCCGCCATGAGCGCAGGCCCCATGAGCACGGGCGCATTCGCCGCCGATTTGTTGCTGCCGCCGCCTCCGCCGCTCGAGCCGCCGCCGCCCGCCGACTACGGCGGCTGGTATTTGCGCGGCGACGTCGGCGTCGGCGTCAACCAGATTTCCGAGCTTCGCTCGACCTTCAGCCCCACCGTCCTGGTGCCGGCCCCGCAGTTCGATCAATATTCGATCGGCGACAGCGCTTTCGCGGGCGGCGGCGTCGGCTATCAGATCAACAATTGGTTCCGCGTCGACGTGACCGGCGAATATCGCACTGCCGCCAATTATCGCGCCACGCAGAGCTACGCCAACATCTTCGGCCTCGCCTGCGGCGCGCGCTGCTACGACATCTATAGCGCGCAGCACAGCGCCGCCGTCTTCCTGGCCAATGGCTATGTCGATCTCGGCACCTGGTACGGGATCACGCCCTTCGTCGGCGGCGGCGTCGGCGTCGCGGTCAATTGGCTGAACAATCTCTATGATCTCTCGGCGCAGCCGGCCGGCGGCTTCGGCATCGCCCAGGACGCGACCAAGACGAATTTCGCCTGGGCCGTGATGGCGGGCCTCGCCTATAACATCACGCCAAATTTCAAGGTCGAGCTCGGCTATCGCTATCTCGACATGGGCAAGTTCCAGACCAATGTCATCGGCTGCCTCGCCGCCGGCTGCGCGGGCGAGCGCCAGACCTTCCAGCTCGCCTCGCACGACATTCGCCTCGGCTTCCGCTACGCGCTGATGGCGCCGGCGCCCATGCTGATGGCGCCCCCCGGCCCGCTGGTCCGCAAATACTGA
- the ybgF gene encoding tol-pal system protein YbgF, whose translation MILSSRPIFVGAVLGVVMAAGAAFAAESDNGPRLDGIGQGIRNIGQNIGRRLDVTQLFGHRDPEEDAGGREASAASVRIDRLENQIRALNGLVEELQHSMRRLEDQLRRSQESAAGLPPSAASPQPPRAAATPEPPLPGPVAISPVGPRRGDAFDPNLNPSAPGAPRPIGATPPSAPLPVGTATGAPAADLRSPGAPLDLTHGRLGETPPPAEAAPAPGPSAALSPIATAPQTPKDEFDLAVSKLRQGEYEAAEIGFAGFLTRNPKSRLAPQAVFNLGESFFLRKRYREAAEKYLEITAKHPSAPQGPEAMLRLGQSLHEIGANEQACASFGEIAVKYPGAPARVKEIAQQESKKVRC comes from the coding sequence ATGATCCTTTCGTCACGCCCCATTTTCGTCGGCGCCGTCCTCGGCGTCGTCATGGCCGCCGGCGCGGCCTTCGCCGCCGAATCCGACAATGGACCGCGCCTCGACGGGATCGGCCAAGGCATTCGGAACATCGGCCAGAATATCGGCCGCCGCCTCGATGTGACGCAGCTTTTCGGCCATCGCGACCCCGAGGAGGACGCCGGAGGACGCGAGGCGAGCGCGGCGAGCGTTCGCATCGACCGACTCGAGAATCAGATTCGCGCGCTCAACGGGCTCGTCGAGGAGCTGCAGCACAGCATGCGGCGCCTCGAGGATCAGCTGCGCCGCTCGCAGGAGAGCGCCGCCGGCCTGCCGCCTTCCGCCGCATCGCCGCAGCCGCCGCGCGCGGCGGCGACGCCCGAGCCGCCCCTGCCCGGACCGGTGGCGATTTCCCCGGTCGGGCCGCGGCGCGGCGACGCCTTCGATCCCAATCTCAATCCGAGCGCCCCCGGCGCGCCGCGCCCCATCGGCGCGACGCCGCCGAGCGCGCCGCTTCCGGTCGGCACGGCGACAGGCGCTCCGGCCGCCGATCTGCGCTCGCCCGGCGCCCCGCTCGACCTGACCCATGGGCGCCTCGGCGAAACGCCGCCGCCGGCCGAAGCCGCGCCCGCGCCCGGCCCCTCGGCCGCGCTCTCGCCCATAGCGACCGCGCCGCAGACGCCGAAGGACGAATTCGACCTCGCGGTCTCGAAACTGCGTCAAGGCGAATATGAAGCCGCCGAAATAGGTTTCGCCGGCTTCCTCACGCGGAACCCGAAGAGCCGGCTCGCGCCGCAGGCCGTCTTCAACCTGGGTGAGAGCTTCTTCCTGCGGAAGCGCTACCGCGAGGCGGCGGAGAAATATCTCGAGATCACGGCGAAGCATCCGAGCGCGCCGCAAGGGCCGGAGGCCATGCTGAGGCTCGGCCAGTCGCTGCACGAGATCGGCGCGAATGAGCAGGCCTGCGCCTCCTTCGGCGAGATCGCCGTGAAATATCCGGGCGCGCCGGCCAGGGTGAAAGAGATCGCCCAGCAAGAGAGCAAGAAGGTCCGATGCTGA
- the tilS gene encoding tRNA lysidine(34) synthetase TilS, which translates to MPAEPPPPDPDRALAPLAAHDALLLAVSGGPDSIALALLAARWPLRTQKRIEIATVDHGLRAEAAQEAAQVGEWARGLGFAHHILRWEGEKPSTRIQERAREARYRLLCERAREIGATGIVTAHHADDQAETVLFRLTRGSGIAGLAAMAGESRIDGLALLRPLLGFRKAELERLCAEADHPFFRDPSNENPAYARVRLRRLAVTLAAEGLDAAALLRLRARAARAEEALAWSAARAASELPAERGEGRFRIEAEALRTLPREMLLRLLAAEIVRIGGGAPRLERLERAGERLADALARETRFKTTLGGATVLFEGGAVAISPEPPRHRDGARNEGA; encoded by the coding sequence ATGCCCGCTGAGCCGCCCCCGCCCGATCCCGACCGCGCGCTCGCGCCGCTCGCCGCCCATGACGCGCTGCTGCTCGCCGTCTCGGGCGGGCCGGATTCGATTGCTCTGGCTCTGCTCGCGGCGCGCTGGCCGCTTCGAACGCAAAAGCGCATCGAAATCGCCACTGTCGACCACGGACTTCGCGCCGAAGCCGCGCAGGAGGCCGCGCAGGTCGGCGAATGGGCGCGCGGCTTGGGATTTGCGCATCATATTCTGCGATGGGAGGGCGAAAAACCCTCGACCCGCATTCAGGAGCGGGCGCGGGAGGCGCGCTACCGTCTGCTCTGTGAGCGCGCGCGAGAGATCGGCGCGACGGGGATCGTCACCGCCCATCACGCCGACGATCAGGCTGAGACGGTCCTGTTCCGGCTGACGCGCGGCAGCGGAATCGCCGGCCTCGCGGCCATGGCCGGGGAGTCGCGCATCGACGGGCTCGCGCTGCTGCGGCCGCTGCTCGGCTTTCGCAAGGCCGAGCTCGAGCGTCTCTGCGCCGAGGCCGACCACCCCTTTTTTCGCGATCCCTCCAATGAGAATCCGGCCTATGCCCGTGTGCGGCTGCGCCGGCTCGCCGTCACGCTCGCGGCGGAAGGTCTCGATGCCGCGGCTCTGCTGCGCCTTCGCGCCCGCGCCGCACGCGCCGAGGAGGCGCTCGCCTGGAGCGCCGCGCGCGCCGCGTCGGAGTTGCCGGCCGAGCGCGGCGAAGGGCGGTTCCGCATCGAGGCCGAGGCGCTGCGCACACTGCCGCGCGAGATGCTGCTGCGCCTGCTCGCGGCGGAGATCGTCCGCATCGGCGGCGGCGCGCCGAGGCTCGAGCGTCTGGAGCGCGCCGGCGAGCGGCTCGCCGATGCGCTCGCGAGAGAAACACGCTTCAAAACAACGCTGGGTGGCGCTACTGTGCTTTTCGAGGGCGGCGCCGTCGCCATCTCGCCCGAGCCGCCTCGTCACAGAGACGGCGCGCGCAACGAAGGCGCCTGA
- the arsC gene encoding arsenate reductase (glutaredoxin) (This arsenate reductase requires both glutathione and glutaredoxin to convert arsenate to arsenite, after which the efflux transporter formed by ArsA and ArsB can extrude the arsenite from the cell, providing resistance.), with translation MKVVIYHNPACGTSRKVLARLKEAGLEPEVVQYLKTPPDRKTLKALLKQMGKGVRDILRKRGTPYEELGLGDPSVKEEAIFAAIEAHPILIERPIVVVGDKAALCRPPEAVEALLG, from the coding sequence ATGAAGGTCGTCATCTATCACAATCCCGCATGCGGCACGTCCCGCAAGGTGCTCGCGCGGCTGAAGGAGGCCGGGCTCGAGCCCGAGGTGGTGCAATATCTGAAGACGCCGCCCGATCGAAAGACGCTGAAAGCGCTGCTGAAGCAGATGGGCAAGGGCGTCCGCGACATTCTCCGCAAGCGCGGCACGCCCTATGAGGAGCTCGGCCTCGGCGACCCTTCCGTGAAGGAGGAGGCGATATTCGCCGCGATCGAGGCGCATCCGATCCTGATCGAGCGGCCGATCGTCGTCGTCGGCGACAAGGCGGCTCTGTGCCGGCCGCCAGAGGCGGTGGAGGCGTTGCTCGGGTGA